One region of Arthrobacter sp. StoSoilB22 genomic DNA includes:
- the nrdF gene encoding class 1b ribonucleoside-diphosphate reductase subunit beta, which translates to MTEKVKLLTHVEAINWNKIQDDKDVEVWNRLVNNFWLPEKVPLSNDVQSWHTLTPEEQQLTMRVFTGLTLLDTIQGTVGAVSLIPDAITPHEEAVYTNIAFMESVHAKSYSSIFSTLCSTKEIDDAFRWSLENENLQKKAQIVMDYYQGDDPLKRKVASTLLESFLFYSGFYLPMYWSSRAKLTNTADLIRLIIRDEAVHGYYIGYKFQKGLEKVSEARKQEIKDYTFELLFELYENEVQYTHDLYDGVGLAEDVKKFLHYNANKALMNLGYEAMFPASVTDVNPAILSALSPNADENHDFFSGSGSSYVIGKAVNTEDEDWEF; encoded by the coding sequence ATGACCGAGAAGGTCAAGCTGCTGACACACGTCGAGGCCATCAACTGGAACAAGATCCAGGACGATAAGGACGTGGAAGTCTGGAACCGCCTCGTCAACAACTTCTGGCTGCCGGAGAAGGTGCCGCTGTCCAACGACGTTCAGTCGTGGCACACGCTGACCCCGGAAGAGCAGCAGCTCACCATGCGCGTCTTCACGGGCCTCACCCTGTTGGACACCATCCAGGGTACCGTTGGCGCTGTTTCGCTGATCCCGGACGCCATCACCCCGCACGAAGAAGCCGTGTACACCAACATCGCCTTCATGGAGTCGGTGCACGCCAAGTCCTACTCGTCCATCTTCTCCACCCTGTGCTCCACCAAGGAGATTGACGACGCCTTCCGCTGGTCCCTCGAAAACGAGAACCTGCAGAAGAAGGCTCAGATCGTCATGGATTACTACCAGGGCGACGATCCCCTGAAGCGCAAGGTCGCCTCCACTCTGCTGGAGAGCTTCCTGTTCTACTCGGGCTTCTACCTGCCCATGTACTGGTCTTCACGGGCCAAGCTCACGAACACGGCTGACCTCATCCGCCTCATCATCCGCGACGAGGCCGTGCACGGCTACTACATCGGCTACAAGTTCCAGAAGGGTTTGGAGAAGGTTTCCGAGGCCCGCAAGCAGGAAATCAAGGACTACACGTTCGAGCTCCTGTTCGAGCTCTACGAAAACGAAGTCCAGTACACGCACGACCTCTACGACGGCGTCGGCCTGGCCGAGGACGTCAAGAAGTTCCTGCACTACAACGCCAACAAGGCCCTCATGAACCTCGGCTATGAGGCCATGTTCCCGGCATCCGTCACCGACGTGAACCCGGCCATCCTGTCGGCCCTGTCCCCGAACGCCGACGAGAACCACGACTTCTTCTCCGGCTCGGGCTCCTCCTACGTGATCGGCAAGGCCGTCAACACGGAAGACGAGGACTGGGAGTTCTAA
- a CDS encoding HNH endonuclease signature motif containing protein, whose translation MKSAISSLQAKIAVAFDLAQRQEQAQQGVPASDQGKGVGAQVALARRESPNRGSRLLGFAKALVVEMPRTLTALRSGQLNEWRATLLVRETACLSVEDRCAVDEELAADTGTFDGKGDKAIVAAVKAAAYRRDPRSVVGRASRAAAERTVSLRPAPDTMTYLTALLPVAQGVAAYAALSRAADTARSTGGAGTGGGVGSGGVAPTRGQVMADTLVERVTGTPGGFSGINLDLVMTDRTLFQGDSEPARLKGYGIVPAEWGRKLLGLGPKGSSGQAEKSAPAECSVPVADVRHAGPELTAPAPVAAAPPTANSLGAIQTSQSAQDQEFDVWLRRLYTAPGTGELLATDSKARFFPARLRRFIETRDDTCRTPYCDAPIRHTDHVVPWRSGGKTNLANGAGLCEACNHTKENPGWTTRAVQADVHTLEIRTPTGHTYQSKAPPLPGHQPMDADTS comes from the coding sequence ATGAAGTCAGCTATCTCGAGTTTGCAGGCCAAGATCGCTGTTGCCTTTGACCTGGCCCAGAGGCAGGAGCAGGCACAGCAAGGCGTTCCCGCCTCTGACCAAGGTAAAGGGGTGGGGGCTCAGGTGGCGTTGGCGAGGCGGGAGTCCCCGAACCGTGGGTCGAGGTTGCTGGGTTTTGCGAAGGCGCTGGTGGTGGAGATGCCGCGGACGTTGACGGCTCTGCGGTCGGGGCAGTTGAATGAATGGCGCGCCACGCTGCTGGTGAGGGAAACGGCGTGTTTGTCTGTTGAGGACCGGTGCGCGGTGGATGAGGAACTCGCCGCCGATACCGGGACTTTTGATGGCAAGGGTGATAAGGCGATTGTTGCGGCGGTGAAGGCTGCTGCGTATCGGCGTGATCCGCGGTCGGTGGTGGGTCGTGCCAGCCGTGCCGCTGCTGAGCGGACGGTGAGTTTGCGTCCGGCGCCGGACACCATGACATACCTGACGGCGCTGTTGCCGGTAGCTCAGGGGGTGGCGGCTTATGCCGCGTTGTCCCGGGCCGCTGATACTGCCCGTTCCACAGGTGGTGCTGGCACTGGCGGGGGTGTCGGGTCTGGTGGAGTAGCCCCGACCCGTGGCCAGGTCATGGCCGACACTCTGGTTGAACGGGTTACCGGCACGCCGGGTGGGTTTTCTGGGATCAACCTGGATCTTGTCATGACCGACCGGACGCTCTTTCAGGGCGATAGTGAACCGGCCCGGCTCAAGGGATATGGAATCGTCCCGGCAGAGTGGGGAAGGAAACTTCTCGGCCTGGGGCCAAAAGGAAGCTCAGGGCAGGCCGAAAAGTCAGCGCCCGCCGAATGCTCCGTGCCGGTGGCTGACGTCAGGCACGCCGGTCCCGAGCTAACCGCCCCCGCACCAGTGGCAGCCGCACCGCCGACAGCAAACAGCTTAGGAGCAATACAGACATCACAGTCGGCCCAAGACCAGGAGTTCGATGTCTGGCTCCGTCGGCTCTACACCGCGCCGGGCACCGGAGAGCTCCTGGCAACGGATTCCAAGGCCCGGTTCTTCCCGGCAAGGCTGCGGCGATTCATTGAGACCCGTGATGACACTTGCCGGACGCCGTATTGTGATGCGCCCATCCGGCACACAGACCATGTGGTTCCGTGGCGTTCAGGAGGGAAAACGAACCTCGCAAACGGGGCTGGTCTGTGCGAAGCATGCAATCACACCAAGGAAAACCCCGGCTGGACCACCCGTGCAGTACAGGCCGACGTGCACACCCTGGAAATCCGCACCCCCACCGGGCACACCTACCAATCCAAGGCTCCACCCCTACCCGGGCACCAGCCTATGGACGCCGATACCTCCTGA